TAGCGATTGTTCGTTTGGGTCGTGGACTCAGTCGTGAACATTAGGAATGTAACTGGGCTGGGCTGCTAAAGGAATGTGCATCTATCTCTCCCTAGTTGTTCTTGGCAAAGTACTTCGTTTTCTCCTCCGGATTGGGAACGATCTGTAGTAGTAAGAAGAGTAATTTCAGTAACGCTAACTTTGGGCACAACTTTCACTAACTAACCGTATCGGCACCTGGCCGCCAACCTGCTGGGCACACCTCCCCGTGGGTATCCGTGTACTGGAAGGCTTGCACCAGGCGAATAGTCTCATCTACAGAGCGTCCTACGGGCAGATCATTCATGGTGATCTGTCGCAGCACTCCGGTTTGATCGATGATGAAGAGGCCACGCAGGGCATGACCGCTGGACTCCAGGTAGACCCCGTAGTCCTTGCTGATCTTGTGCGTCAGATCGGAGAGCAATGGGATCTTCACGTTGCCCAGACCGCCCTCCTTGCGCGGCGTGTTGATCCATGCCAAGTGGGTGAAGTGTGAGTCCACGCTGACGCCAATCACTTCGGTCTTGATCTTCTTGAACTCGGCGATGCGATCGGAGAAGGCTATGATCTCCGTTGGGCAGACAAAGGTGCTGAAATGATACAATGATAAGTACAACTTACTTATTAAACTGCATACTAAATGGATGTACTTACAAGTCTAGCGGGTAGAAGAGTAGCACCACATACTTTCCCAGATACTGGGATAGCGATAGCTTCACAATCTCCTTATTAACTACGGCGGTGCCCTCGAACTGGGGAGCTGGCTTGGAGACTGGGTAAATGAAGGTAACAGCGACTTAGTAATGCTAGTCCCGGTTTGTATGCGTATCCATGGAACTTACTGAGTGCCTTGGTGTACTGCAGCTGATGGTCGCCCTTCGGCTGGTCGGGATAAACGGAGCCGCCGGCGAAGGAATAGCACGATTCATTATCTTCCGGTTTAGCAGCTCCAGCAAGTGCCACGGAGAGCAGTAGGAGAGATAAGTACTTGGACATGACTGGGCTGAAACGAAATCCACGTATGTATATTGCAATTGGATTCGGTTAATACGGTGTTTATGACACGCAACCCTTACAATTATTGCCGCCtctttatattaataataaacccGAGTACAGTGGTCACCAATCTATGTAATCCTAATCTTTTATTTCAGCAATCAATCGATACCATTTTTAAAGAGTAGAGATATATAATTTAGCTAGCTTACTAGAAAAACGTATTTCTTTTAGGCACTAAATCCCTATTCAGTCCGTGCAAGCCGGTGTCCACTGTACACACCAACCCGAAATTCGAACACGCCCACAACTTGTAGCCACGCAGTCAAAAAAGCAACTATTTCAACGGCCAGAACTTCAATTGATTTGCGTAGAACGCGCTTATTGTTGCTGCGCTTCCGAAAAGATAAGCTTATCAATTTCATTTACTTCACTgctaatatattttatagttgTCAGCGTGTAACTTAACTgacttaaataaatagtttttagAACTACTAGAATTCCAGTGCCTATGCGATTGTCTAGCTTTGGTTTTAAtattcagtttcagttgcagGGCATGTAAACTTGCACTgagcacccacacacacgcacagctGATACCTTTTAAGCGCTATAATTAactctttttgttttaataacaAATTGTTCTGCCGGCATTAGTGTGGCCGTAGCACGCAAAAATACCACGATGCCGATCTGACACCAATGCTAAAGTTCAGCATTGCCAacatgaatttatttttcaaacaatatttgaattttcatttgaattataatcgtaattaaaaaaattatttttatatgcgTTGTATTGGCAAAGTAAAAAGTTGTACCTAAAAATATGTTCCATCccattttcaataaaaacacCACTTTGTCGATTAACTTTTACTTACGCTataaactttattaaaatatatatatcaatatataaatTGCTCGCGCTTAAAAATTAAGGTTTACGGCTGGAGTTAAAACAACACGTACATATGTCTCTCTGCATGTTTAATTGCTACGACCAATAAATATAGATATTTCTCTCTTACGGTCTAGATGATATAATATGCATTGCATCCGTATTATGCATCCTCTAAAAACTACAACAAATTGAGCAAAAAGTCTGTGTTAATTTCACAAAAAGCGaacattaaaattacattGCTTAGCATGCGAATTACTCATCTACTTTGTTAGCTTTGATTgagaattttttttgtgggaGTTAATGGTAGTgtttgtagttgttgtttttgtttgatCTTCATGTTGTGATTGCTACAGCACTTATTGCAGATGGGGTGAGAAAAATGCACCTGGCCTTCTTCCGGGCCTAGCTCTCCCAGATTTCGTCCCGCTGTTTGGCAGCTAACAGTTTGCGTTCTGAATATGAAGATAAGGCATCAGATTAATATAAGACCAAGGGAAGCCACCGCACACTGGTTACAAATCAAGAATGTCCTTGACCCAGTTTAATAACAGATCTCGCACTCACCTTTGGCTTCACGTAGCACCCGTCTCTCGTTCTCCCGTTCTTGCGGCGCCGTGGGCAGTTTGACTCCCAGTGCACCCGATACCAGTCGCCGGGCCAAGGCCGTGCAGGTTTCCGGACGCTGGCGATACGGCTGCAGCGATACCGCACCGGCCTTCTTTGCCTTCAGTCGTGACTCCAGAGTGGCCTCTGCAAGTGGCTTCAACTTGACAAACGGATGCCCCATCGTCAGCACTTCAGCAGCTGTGCAAGAGACGTTCATTTTCATTACAAAACCAATCTCCGGTTGAATTGAATAGCCACTCACCAATACGGGAACTGCTAAACACA
This portion of the Drosophila santomea strain STO CAGO 1482 chromosome 3L, Prin_Dsan_1.1, whole genome shotgun sequence genome encodes:
- the LOC120450163 gene encoding peroxiredoxin-2: MSKYLSLLLLSVALAGAAKPEDNESCYSFAGGSVYPDQPKGDHQLQYTKALISKPAPQFEGTAVVNKEIVKLSLSQYLGKYVVLLFYPLDFTFVCPTEIIAFSDRIAEFKKIKTEVIGVSVDSHFTHLAWINTPRKEGGLGNVKIPLLSDLTHKISKDYGVYLESSGHALRGLFIIDQTGVLRQITMNDLPVGRSVDETIRLVQAFQYTDTHGEVCPAGWRPGADTIVPNPEEKTKYFAKNN